Proteins from a genomic interval of bacterium:
- a CDS encoding translation initiation factor IF-3, whose translation MNEQIDVPVVRLIGEAGEQLGLIKISEALRRAEAAGFDLVEVAPNSDPPVCKIMDFGKYKYELAKKEKETRKKQHIILTKEIRLRPKIEEHDFDFKVKHARKFLEEGNRVKASVVFKGREMIHQEFGKRVMENFTKALEDIAKYDKEPAMEGGTLVVVYTKK comes from the coding sequence ATCAATGAACAGATTGATGTTCCGGTGGTGCGCCTGATTGGTGAGGCCGGCGAGCAGCTAGGTCTGATTAAAATCAGTGAGGCGCTCAGAAGAGCGGAAGCGGCGGGGTTTGACCTGGTCGAAGTTGCCCCCAACTCTGATCCGCCTGTCTGTAAAATCATGGACTTTGGCAAGTACAAGTACGAACTGGCCAAAAAAGAAAAAGAAACCAGAAAAAAGCAACACATCATCCTGACCAAGGAGATACGGCTGCGACCAAAAATCGAAGAACATGATTTCGATTTCAAGGTCAAACACGCCCGCAAATTTCTTGAGGAGGGCAACCGCGTCAAGGCCTCGGTGGTGTTTAAAGGACGTGAGATGATCCACCAGGAGTTCGGCAAGCGCGTAATGGAAAATTTCACCAAAGCGCTGGAAGACATCGCCAAGTACGATAAGGAACCGGCGATGGAAGGCGGCACCCTGGTGGTCGTCTATACGAAAAAATAA
- the rplT gene encoding 50S ribosomal protein L20: MPRSHSPVVTRHRRNKYLKAAKGYWGGKSRLWRSAKEQVDKGLQYAYRDRRVRRREFRSLWIVRINAAARMFDSSYSTLIDGLKKHNIEINRKVLADLAVHDLPAFEALVKTAKS; this comes from the coding sequence ATGCCAAGATCCCATTCGCCGGTCGTAACGCGTCACCGTCGAAACAAATATTTAAAGGCCGCTAAAGGCTACTGGGGCGGAAAAAGCCGTCTCTGGCGATCTGCTAAAGAGCAGGTCGACAAGGGGCTTCAGTACGCCTACCGCGATCGCCGAGTCAGAAGACGCGAATTTCGTAGTTTGTGGATTGTGCGCATTAACGCGGCAGCCCGGATGTTTGATTCGAGTTATTCTACGTTGATCGACGGGCTGAAAAAGCACAATATCGAAATCAACCGCAAGGTTCTGGCCGACCTGGCGGTGCATGACCTGCCGGCTTTCGAAGCCCTGGTCAAGACGGCCAAATCCTGA
- the pheS gene encoding phenylalanine--tRNA ligase subunit alpha, which translates to MTDAFTEIQLQIRNTEQEFDAQLRTVQDRPQLEQLRILYLGRKGRVQALFSSMTQLDPAERPVIGQELNRLKKQFEEKLTAKDSGVVQAAKTIEQFDYSLPGRSPASGGLHPLMLVLDEIKSIFTSMGFRIEEGPEIELDYYNFEALNIPAYHPVRDMQDTFYLDGKYVLRTHTSPVQIRTMERQKPPVRMIAPGRCFRKDTPDATHSPTFHQVEGLCVDRDISFADLKGVVQVFAQKMFGKEVRVRFRPSFFPFTEPSAEYDFSCFICQGKGCRVCKGTGWIEISGAGMVDPAVFGFVDYDPNVFSGYAFGMGVERIAMLKYQINDIRYFFDNDLRFLEQF; encoded by the coding sequence ATGACGGACGCATTCACAGAAATACAATTGCAGATTCGAAACACGGAACAGGAGTTTGACGCCCAGCTACGGACGGTTCAAGACCGTCCACAGCTGGAGCAACTCCGCATTCTCTATCTCGGCCGCAAGGGCCGTGTGCAGGCGCTGTTCAGCAGCATGACGCAACTGGATCCCGCCGAACGACCGGTAATCGGCCAAGAACTGAATCGGCTGAAGAAACAGTTTGAGGAAAAACTGACCGCCAAGGATTCCGGCGTTGTTCAGGCAGCCAAAACGATCGAACAGTTCGATTATAGCCTGCCCGGCCGTTCGCCCGCCTCAGGAGGCCTGCATCCACTGATGCTGGTGCTGGATGAAATCAAGAGCATTTTCACCTCGATGGGCTTTCGCATCGAAGAGGGGCCGGAGATCGAACTGGACTATTATAATTTTGAAGCTCTCAACATCCCGGCGTATCATCCTGTGCGCGACATGCAGGATACGTTCTATCTCGACGGCAAGTATGTGCTGCGCACGCATACTTCGCCGGTGCAGATCCGTACCATGGAACGGCAAAAACCACCGGTGCGCATGATCGCTCCAGGACGCTGTTTTCGTAAAGACACACCGGATGCCACCCATTCGCCCACGTTTCATCAGGTGGAAGGTTTATGCGTAGATCGCGACATCTCCTTTGCCGATTTGAAAGGCGTGGTGCAGGTATTTGCGCAAAAAATGTTCGGCAAAGAGGTCCGCGTCCGTTTCCGGCCCAGCTTTTTTCCTTTCACCGAACCCAGTGCAGAATATGACTTTTCCTGCTTTATCTGTCAGGGAAAAGGGTGCCGGGTATGCAAAGGGACGGGCTGGATCGAAATCTCCGGCGCCGGGATGGTGGATCCAGCGGTGTTTGGCTTCGTTGATTATGATCCCAACGTGTTTTCCGGCTATGCCTTTGGCATGGGTGTAGAACGCATCGCCATGCTCAAGTATCAAATTAATGATATCCGTTATTTCTTCGATAACGACTTGAGATTCCTGGAACAATTCTAA
- the rpmI gene encoding 50S ribosomal protein L35 codes for MPKQKSNRAAKKRFRLTGTGKVRSNHSCKRHILTKKTRKRKRALRRADIIHPADEARVKKMISA; via the coding sequence ATGCCGAAACAAAAGTCAAACCGGGCGGCTAAAAAACGTTTTCGGTTGACGGGAACGGGTAAAGTACGCAGCAACCATTCGTGTAAACGCCACATTTTAACCAAGAAAACGCGCAAGCGCAAACGGGCGCTGCGGCGCGCCGACATCATCCATCCGGCTGATGAGGCACGCGTCAAAAAAATGATCTCTGCCTGA